One Tautonia rosea genomic region harbors:
- a CDS encoding tetratricopeptide repeat protein produces the protein MKTPKPSERPAGAPEKPEPEAGAEAAVAAASTPPPEPMTPQRVQEWNAYYDLFVAGFALLLCFVASATIIDNSVLWSHLRTGQLIDQVGGPITTEPFSYAVPEGTRWVNIPWLFQWGSYHIHELGRSLADTLERPEQRDQFGAAALVAVNATLRMLAALMLLMIRRPGPGLWWVAVTTVLALGAIATPLGGQPVRIALGGMVGMGAVVSPSTWGLILLVLMLLLLHWTYNLGRRGALYAVIPLFALWVNVDLSFAIGLLLLGAVVIGSGLKPGRSDRVEANAPGLVPGLAVLGISVLACLANPSTFHVFSSGFSPLFDVFRPAPEALMQEQVTLLPFGPRGERSRDLFFGGEYNTIVSYFFSLIFLGLISFLLNRKRFDLGRFLMFLIASVVAGLLWRYQDVMGVVVAVCLALNGQEWFQETFGTEGRMGAGWRIWSVGGRLATIGLITVVTLAGLTGYGKRFGEPPFGFGVESDRFAFEAADYLREAPIEGQVMNLRLSLGDAMNWRTYPNRQVFVDSRLPRSVVSGVLEDYERVRRAIVDGETETWQEILDRYGVSVLMVDIPGTGELRSRLTDALDASPDWIGFYDDGQVLLYGRLDQSSAVSQADRDFFGERRLDAETIVFSRGNPPRPFDRPPRPTDVLDRFSNIRALAPIQPHVLAARRWLDRGLRAAGGDPNALPSIAVCLLAIQECRDALAVRPDDPDAFFVLSIAYRYLAQQEAQLLAEAEDPAMMAGETPSPLRLRQLQRITALNSFIQTVPKPPANAEAKIALRGAHLELAGLYESSGFLDLTRDQLGATLDLFDSDEAMTDEDLAFVDGIRQAYESLTEQIEQIRVQLEEAELEGQADLAQLGGAALNQGLAELALSYLTQAEKSGIGLATVRMQLVDLLCDIGRPDQAIQYLGAGDEVSLSTGPGTVPFRQGRVYFLMGDSRTSSELWRNLAIPQLRASRSQEAMQTATLMTTGQPMAAVQAALSVPTQLRQQAEWEFALGLNLLEGGFPSEAGDPLRSCLELDPELPGRPIAAEYLDRLGLDVPEPPTDEAEEPTDAEAPEPEPANPEPSTPESAPADSEPTAPEPAPEPEPAPEPEPEAEPADPGA, from the coding sequence ATGAAGACACCGAAGCCGTCTGAACGACCCGCCGGAGCGCCGGAAAAACCGGAGCCGGAGGCCGGGGCCGAAGCCGCCGTTGCCGCAGCCTCGACTCCCCCTCCCGAGCCGATGACTCCCCAGCGTGTCCAGGAGTGGAATGCCTACTACGACCTGTTCGTGGCCGGCTTCGCGCTCTTACTCTGTTTCGTCGCCTCGGCGACGATTATTGATAACTCGGTCCTCTGGAGCCACTTGCGGACGGGTCAGTTGATTGACCAGGTCGGTGGTCCGATTACAACCGAGCCGTTCTCGTACGCCGTTCCCGAGGGAACCCGGTGGGTGAATATCCCCTGGCTGTTCCAGTGGGGCTCGTATCACATTCACGAACTGGGCCGGAGCCTCGCCGACACGCTTGAGCGCCCCGAGCAGCGAGATCAGTTCGGCGCGGCGGCCCTCGTCGCCGTCAATGCCACACTCCGCATGCTGGCGGCGTTGATGCTCCTGATGATCCGGAGGCCGGGGCCTGGCCTTTGGTGGGTCGCGGTGACGACCGTCCTGGCTCTGGGAGCGATCGCGACGCCGCTGGGCGGCCAGCCGGTACGGATCGCTTTGGGAGGGATGGTCGGCATGGGGGCGGTGGTCTCCCCGTCGACCTGGGGCCTGATCTTGCTCGTCCTCATGCTCTTGCTGCTGCACTGGACGTACAATCTGGGACGCCGGGGGGCCCTGTATGCGGTCATCCCGCTCTTTGCACTGTGGGTCAACGTCGATCTCTCGTTCGCGATCGGCCTTTTGCTGCTGGGGGCCGTGGTGATCGGGTCCGGGCTCAAGCCGGGCCGATCCGATCGGGTCGAGGCTAATGCTCCGGGACTGGTGCCGGGCCTGGCGGTGCTGGGAATCAGCGTCCTGGCCTGTCTGGCCAACCCGTCGACGTTCCATGTCTTCTCCAGCGGGTTCTCGCCCCTGTTCGACGTCTTCCGCCCGGCTCCCGAGGCCCTGATGCAGGAGCAGGTGACGCTCTTGCCCTTCGGTCCTCGCGGCGAGCGCAGCCGAGATCTGTTCTTCGGCGGCGAGTACAATACGATTGTCAGCTACTTTTTCTCCTTGATCTTCCTCGGTCTGATCTCCTTCCTGCTCAACCGCAAGCGGTTCGACCTGGGGCGGTTCTTGATGTTCCTGATCGCCTCGGTGGTCGCCGGTCTGCTCTGGCGCTACCAGGACGTGATGGGCGTGGTGGTGGCCGTCTGTCTGGCGCTCAATGGGCAGGAGTGGTTCCAGGAAACCTTCGGCACCGAAGGCCGCATGGGAGCCGGCTGGCGGATCTGGTCCGTCGGCGGCCGCCTGGCGACCATCGGCCTGATCACCGTGGTCACGCTGGCCGGTCTGACCGGCTACGGCAAGCGATTCGGCGAGCCCCCCTTCGGCTTCGGCGTGGAGTCCGACCGCTTCGCCTTCGAGGCGGCCGACTATCTTCGCGAGGCCCCGATCGAGGGCCAGGTGATGAACCTTCGGCTCTCGCTCGGCGATGCCATGAACTGGCGGACCTATCCCAACCGTCAGGTCTTCGTCGATAGCCGCCTGCCTCGCTCGGTCGTCTCGGGAGTGCTGGAGGATTACGAACGGGTCCGTCGCGCGATCGTCGACGGCGAAACCGAGACCTGGCAAGAGATTCTCGACCGCTACGGCGTCAGTGTGCTGATGGTCGACATCCCCGGCACCGGCGAGCTGCGATCACGCCTGACCGATGCCCTCGACGCCAGCCCCGACTGGATCGGTTTCTACGACGACGGCCAGGTCTTGCTCTACGGCCGACTCGACCAGAGCTCCGCCGTGAGCCAGGCCGATCGCGACTTTTTCGGCGAGCGTCGGCTCGACGCCGAGACGATCGTCTTCAGCCGGGGCAATCCCCCTCGACCCTTCGACCGACCGCCGCGACCGACCGACGTGCTTGACCGCTTCTCGAACATTCGAGCCCTGGCGCCGATTCAACCGCACGTGCTGGCCGCCCGCCGTTGGCTCGATCGCGGACTCCGGGCCGCCGGGGGCGATCCCAACGCCTTGCCGAGTATCGCCGTCTGCCTGCTCGCGATCCAGGAATGCCGCGACGCCCTGGCCGTCCGACCTGACGACCCCGACGCCTTCTTCGTCCTGAGCATCGCTTACCGCTACCTCGCCCAGCAAGAGGCCCAGTTACTGGCCGAGGCCGAAGATCCGGCCATGATGGCCGGAGAAACCCCCTCGCCGCTCCGGCTTCGCCAGTTGCAACGCATCACGGCGCTGAACAGCTTCATTCAGACCGTGCCCAAGCCGCCGGCCAATGCCGAGGCGAAGATCGCCCTGCGCGGGGCTCACCTCGAACTGGCCGGGCTCTACGAATCGTCCGGCTTCCTCGATCTGACCCGCGATCAGCTCGGCGCAACGCTCGACCTGTTCGACTCCGACGAGGCGATGACCGACGAGGACCTGGCCTTCGTCGATGGCATTCGACAGGCGTACGAAAGCCTGACCGAGCAGATCGAGCAGATCCGCGTGCAGCTTGAAGAGGCTGAGCTGGAAGGCCAGGCCGACCTGGCCCAGCTCGGCGGCGCGGCCCTGAACCAGGGGCTCGCCGAGCTGGCCCTCAGCTATCTGACGCAGGCCGAGAAATCCGGGATTGGTCTGGCGACTGTTCGCATGCAACTGGTCGATTTGCTCTGCGACATCGGCCGACCCGACCAGGCCATCCAGTATCTCGGCGCTGGCGACGAGGTGAGCCTCTCCACCGGCCCCGGCACGGTCCCCTTCCGCCAGGGACGGGTCTACTTCCTGATGGGAGACTCCCGAACGTCTTCGGAGCTGTGGCGGAACCTCGCCATTCCTCAGCTCCGCGCCTCCCGATCGCAAGAGGCCATGCAAACGGCCACCCTGATGACCACCGGCCAGCCGATGGCCGCCGTCCAGGCCGCCCTGAGCGTGCCGACCCAGCTTCGCCAGCAAGCGGAATGGGAATTCGCCCTCGGGCTCAACCTGCTCGAAGGGGGCTTCCCGAGCGAAGCGGGCGACCCGCTCCGCTCGTGCCTGGAACTCGATCCCGAGCTTCCCGGCCGTCCCATCGCCGCCGAATACCTCGATCGCCTCGGCCTCGACGTTCCCGAACCTCCCACCGACGAGGCTGAGGAACCCACCGACGCCGAGGCCCCCGAGCCCGAGCCGGCTAATCCGGAACCCAGCACACCGGAGTCTGCCCCTGCAGACTCCGAGCCGACAGCGCCGGAACCTGCTCCCGAGCCTGAGCCTGCTCCCGAGCCTGAGCCGGAAGCGGAACCTGCCGATCCGGGAGCCTGA
- a CDS encoding DUF427 domain-containing protein yields the protein MRPKPITPRSGQESVWDYPRPPRVEPVHRRVRVIFNDEVIAESHRALRVLETSHPPGIYIPPEDIRSEFLRPSSRSSFCEWKGRAAYHHVVVGDRRADDAAWSYPDPVPAFASIRDYVTFYPGRVDACFLDDEQVTPQEGGFYGGWITSDLVGPFKGGPGSWGW from the coding sequence ATGAGGCCGAAACCGATCACACCGAGGTCCGGCCAGGAGTCGGTCTGGGATTATCCCAGACCCCCTCGGGTCGAGCCGGTCCATCGTCGCGTCCGGGTCATCTTCAATGACGAGGTCATTGCCGAGTCGCATCGAGCCCTGCGCGTTTTGGAAACGAGCCACCCGCCCGGTATCTACATTCCGCCCGAGGACATCCGAAGCGAATTCCTTCGCCCGTCGTCCCGGTCGAGCTTTTGCGAATGGAAGGGCCGGGCGGCCTATCACCACGTCGTCGTCGGCGACCGCCGCGCCGACGACGCTGCCTGGAGCTACCCCGATCCCGTCCCCGCGTTCGCCTCGATCCGCGATTACGTCACCTTCTACCCCGGCCGGGTCGACGCCTGCTTTCTCGACGACGAGCAGGTGACGCCCCAGGAAGGGGGGTTTTACGGCGGCTGGATCACCTCCGACCTCGTCGGCCCGTTCAAGGGAGGCCCAGGCTCCTGGGGGTGGTGA
- a CDS encoding thioesterase family protein, whose amino-acid sequence MKTTPRSGMTGEERITVDASNRIVFADDRMPAVLATPWLVAHLEYAARHAIAPCLEDHERSVGTFIEVEHLGATPEGVTVICRARVIHVDGPSVTFQVEARDEVELIARGIHRRRVIDVDRFARRLARKRSRLEG is encoded by the coding sequence ATGAAGACGACCCCTCGGTCCGGAATGACCGGCGAGGAGCGGATCACGGTCGATGCGTCGAACCGGATCGTCTTCGCCGACGATCGGATGCCCGCCGTGCTGGCGACTCCCTGGCTGGTCGCTCACCTCGAATACGCGGCCCGGCACGCGATTGCCCCGTGCCTGGAGGACCATGAGCGATCAGTCGGCACATTCATCGAGGTCGAGCACCTCGGGGCGACTCCGGAAGGGGTCACGGTCATTTGCCGGGCTCGGGTGATTCATGTCGACGGCCCGAGCGTGACCTTTCAGGTCGAGGCCCGCGACGAGGTCGAGCTGATCGCCCGAGGCATCCATCGCCGACGGGTCATCGATGTCGATCGCTTTGCCCGCCGCCTTGCTCGAAAACGAAGCCGTCTGGAAGGCTGA